From a single Lolium rigidum isolate FL_2022 chromosome 7, APGP_CSIRO_Lrig_0.1, whole genome shotgun sequence genomic region:
- the LOC124673297 gene encoding chloride channel protein CLC-b-like yields the protein MEDEQSAGATATMSGVGKHDNGVHDNPEDLGSTSNGISSLEQPLLRRNTTLTANHLAIVGAKVSHIESLDYEIIENDLFKHDWRSRSNVEVLQYIFLKWALAFLVGLLTGVIASLINLAIENISGIKMIHMVQLVRDKRYWTGFFYFSGFNLALTFVAAVLCVVFAPTAAGPGIPEIKAYLNGVDTPNMFGAPQLIVKIIGSICAVSSGLDLGKEGPLVHIGACLANLLSQGGVGRFRLRWKWLRYFNNDRDRRDLITCGASSGVCAAFRSPVGGVLFALEEVATWWRSTLLWRTFFSTATVVVVLRGFIEVCRNGRCALFGEGGLIIFDVGDVTVNYHLNDLLLVTLVGVISGLLGALYNYLLHKVLRLYSLINGKGRMAKLALALAVCVFTSVGLYVLPFVVPCTPCDPVLGVACPTNGMSGNFKQFNCPAGHYNDLASLLHATNMDATRNIFSTGTSGEFRLDSLLIFFAIYCVLGLFTFGIAVPSGLFLPIILMGSAYGRIVALVLQDVARIDHGLYAVLGAAALMSGSMRMTVSLCVIFLELTNNLLLLPMTMFVLLIAKTVGDAFNPSIYEIILDLKGLPFLEPNPKPWMKDITVGELAAAKPRAISLQVVERVSTIVHVLRNTGHNGFPHLPTRCDRSTSPCNSVVLFRSVALRHMLIMPKYQGPEITPIVGILTRQDLRAHNILDAFPNLANKKMAQ from the exons ATGGAGGACGAGCAGAGCGCCGGAGCTACGGCTACCATGTCTGGTGTAGGCAAACACGATAATGGTGTCCACGACAACCCGGAGGATCTAGGGAGCACCAGCAATGGCATCAGCTCCCTGGAGCAACCCCTGCTGAGGAGAAACACTACCCTGACAGCAAACCACCTCGCCATCGTCGGCGCCAAGGTCTCGCACATCGAGAGCCTCGACTACGA GATCATCGAGAACGATCTGTTCAAGCACGACTGGAGGAGCCGGTCCAACGTGGAGGTGCTGCAGTACATCTTCCTCAAGTGGGCCTTGGCGTTCCTCGTCGGCCTCCTCACCGGCGTCATCGCCTCGCTCATCAACCTCGCCATCGAGAACATCTCCGGCATCAAGATGATCCACATGGTGCAGCTCGTCCGAGATAAAAGATACTGGACcggcttcttctacttctccggcTTCAACTTGGCACTCACCTTCGTGGCCGCCGTGCTTTGTGTGGTCTTTGCGCCCACCGCCGCTGGCCCGGGCATCCCCGAGATCAAGGCCTACCTCAACGGCGTCGACACGCCCAACATGTTTGGTGCGCCACAGCTTATTGTCAAG ATCATCGGCAGCATTTGTGCGGTATCGTCGGGGCTCGATCTCGGCAAGGAAGGCCCGCTTGTGCACATCGGCGCATGCCTCGCCAACCTGCTCAGCCAGGGTGGCGTCGGCCGGTTCCGCCTCCGCTGGAAGTGGCTGCGTTACTTCAACAACGACCGTGATAGGCGCGACCTCATCACCTGCGGCGCCTCGTCTGGGGTGTGCGCGGCATTCCGCTCCCCCGTCGGCGGCGTCCTGTTCGCGCTGGAGGAGGTGGCCACCTGGTGGCGGAGCACGCTGCTATGGCGCACTTTCTTCAGCACGGCCaccgtggtggtggtgctgcgggGCTTCATCGAGGTATGCCGCAACGGACGGTGCGCGCTGTTTGGCGAGGGCGGGCTCATCATCTTCGACGTCGGCGACGTCACCGTCAACTACCACCTCAACGACCTCCTCCTCGTCACGCTCGTTGGCGTCATCAGCGGACTCCTCGGGGCCCTCTACAACTACCTTCTCCACAAGGTGCTCCGCCTCTACAGTCTCATCAACGGGAAGGGCCGGATGGCGAAGCTGGCGCTAGCCCTGGCCGTGTGTGTGTTCACGTCGGTGGGGCTGTACGTGCTCCCGTTCGTCGTGCCGTGCACCCCTTGCGACCCGGTGTTGGGCGTTGCGTGCCCGACCAATGGGATGAGCGGCAACTTCAAGCAGTTCAACTGCCCTGCCGGCCACTACAACGACCTGGCTAGCCTCCTGCACGCCACCAACATGGACGCGACGCGCAACATCTTCTCCACCGGCACATCCGGCGAGTTCCGCCTCGACTcgctcctcatcttcttcgccaTCTACTGTGTGCTGGGGCTCTTCACCTTTGGCATTGCCGTTCCGTCGGGGCTCTTCCTCCCCATCATCCTCATGGGCTCTGCCTACGGTCGCATCGTCGCGCTAGTGCTACAGGACGTCGCCCGCATCGACCACGGCCTTTACGCCGTGCTCGGCGCCGCGGCGCTCATGTCGGGCTCCATGAGGATGACCGTCTCCCTCTGCGTCATCTTCCTCGAGCTCACCAACAACCTGCTCCTGCTCCCGATGACCATGTTCGTGCTGCTCATCGCCAAGACCGTCGGCGACGCTTTCAACCCTAGCATCTACGAGATCATTCTGGATCTCAAGGGACTGCCCTTCCTGGAGCCCAATCCGAAACCATGGATGAAGGACATCACCGTCGGTGAGCTCGCGGCCGCCAAGCCGCGCGCTATCAGCCTCCAGGTCGTCGAGAGGGTGTCCACCATCGTCCATGTGCTGCGGAACACCGGCCACAATGGGTTCCCACATCTCC CGACGAGATGCGATCGGAGCACGAGCCCGTGCAACTCCGTCGTGCTCTTCCGAAGCGTCGCGCTCCGCCACATGCTCATCATGCCCAAGTACCAAGGCCCTGAG ATAACTCCAATTGTGGGGATCTTGACAAGGCAGGACCTGAGGGCGCACAACATCCTGGATGCATTTCCGAACCTGGCAAACAAAAAGATGGCACAATGA